Proteins from a genomic interval of Solidesulfovibrio sp.:
- a CDS encoding methyl-accepting chemotaxis protein, translating to MLRNLRLWAKITVAMGAIVGVVVAVLTANNLGGMTSLIHEAERSALDAYFKTLTNGIATQSRTAEALSALVAGMPLVQERFDAGDRKAISDLFAPGFARMDKEYGIKQFQFHTPPATSYFRVHLPAKFGDDLSSFRHTVVETNRTQTPTRGLEGGVAGLGIRAVVPVFHGGRHLGSVEFGLAFDQGFFDEFKAQSGVDAGLFLPDKDGFTTMASTFGKDALLPAAVLQKAMAGEPQIGHHRQNGVPYVVYAGAVKDYSGKAIGVVEIVMDSSRYEKALHTARTNAVLIGVLSVACGLLLAMLLAHHMARRINTVVAAVGKVAEGDLSATVSLPGRDEISDLARATDAMRHKLHTLAQSVRDNAFRVHAAAQEIADAVGGQAATSTQMSSSVAEITSTMEELSASSAQIADHSQSVVDIANQTLTGTRDGSDAMQTVLDRINDIRADNQRSLQEIIELGVRSKQIGKVMEIINAVADQTKLIAFNAALEASSAGEAGKRFSVVASEIRRLADSVTDSTREIEAKVGEIQDSISRLVITSEKGSSLIVAGSSASASTAEQLGRIVAAAGKTSSAAQQISLSTKQQQIASSQVVVALREIVSASSHTEQSLARISEISREMSDMSGHLEALVRQFKLAATDSE from the coding sequence ATGCTGCGAAATCTCCGTTTGTGGGCCAAGATCACGGTTGCCATGGGCGCGATCGTCGGCGTCGTCGTCGCCGTGCTGACCGCCAACAACCTCGGCGGCATGACCAGCCTGATCCATGAGGCCGAACGCAGTGCCCTCGACGCCTACTTTAAGACCCTCACCAACGGCATCGCCACGCAAAGCCGCACGGCCGAGGCCCTCAGCGCCCTGGTGGCCGGCATGCCACTCGTTCAGGAACGCTTCGACGCCGGCGACCGCAAGGCCATAAGCGACCTGTTCGCCCCCGGTTTCGCCCGCATGGACAAGGAGTACGGCATCAAGCAGTTCCAGTTCCACACGCCGCCGGCCACCTCCTATTTCCGCGTCCATCTGCCGGCCAAGTTCGGCGACGACCTGTCATCCTTCCGGCATACGGTGGTGGAGACCAACAGGACCCAAACCCCCACCAGAGGGCTCGAGGGCGGCGTGGCCGGACTGGGCATACGCGCCGTGGTCCCGGTCTTTCACGGCGGCAGGCACCTGGGGTCGGTGGAATTCGGCCTGGCCTTCGACCAGGGCTTTTTCGACGAGTTCAAGGCCCAAAGCGGGGTGGACGCCGGCCTTTTCCTCCCCGACAAGGACGGCTTCACGACCATGGCCTCCACCTTCGGCAAGGACGCGCTGCTGCCCGCCGCGGTGCTGCAAAAGGCCATGGCCGGCGAGCCGCAGATCGGGCACCACCGGCAAAACGGCGTGCCCTACGTGGTCTATGCCGGCGCGGTCAAGGATTATTCCGGCAAGGCCATCGGCGTCGTCGAGATCGTCATGGACAGCAGCCGCTATGAAAAGGCCCTGCACACGGCCCGCACCAACGCCGTGCTCATCGGCGTCCTGTCCGTGGCCTGCGGCCTGCTCCTGGCCATGCTGCTGGCCCATCACATGGCCCGGCGCATCAACACGGTGGTGGCCGCCGTCGGGAAGGTGGCCGAGGGGGACCTGTCCGCGACCGTGTCCCTGCCGGGCCGCGACGAGATCTCCGACCTGGCCAGGGCCACCGACGCCATGCGCCACAAACTGCACACCCTGGCCCAGTCCGTGCGCGACAACGCCTTCCGGGTCCACGCCGCGGCCCAGGAGATCGCCGACGCCGTGGGCGGCCAGGCCGCCACCTCCACCCAGATGTCGTCCTCCGTGGCCGAGATCACCTCGACCATGGAGGAGCTTTCGGCCTCCTCGGCCCAGATCGCCGACCACTCCCAGTCGGTGGTGGACATCGCCAACCAGACACTGACCGGAACCCGCGACGGTTCCGACGCCATGCAGACGGTGCTCGACCGCATAAACGACATCCGCGCCGACAACCAGCGCAGCTTGCAGGAGATCATCGAACTCGGCGTGCGCTCCAAGCAGATCGGCAAGGTCATGGAGATCATCAACGCCGTGGCCGACCAGACCAAGCTCATCGCCTTCAACGCCGCCCTGGAGGCCTCCAGCGCCGGCGAGGCCGGCAAGCGCTTCTCGGTCGTGGCCAGCGAAATCCGTCGCCTGGCCGACAGCGTCACCGACTCCACCCGCGAGATCGAAGCGAAAGTCGGCGAGATTCAGGATTCCATAAGCCGGCTGGTCATCACCTCCGAAAAGGGCAGTTCCCTCATCGTGGCCGGCTCCTCGGCCAGCGCCAGCACGGCCGAACAGCTCGGCAGGATCGTCGCCGCCGCCGGCAAGACCTCCAGCGCCGCCCAGCAGATCTCCCTGTCCACCAAGCAGCAGCAGATCGCCAGCTCCCAGGTCGTGGTGGCCCTGCGCGAGATCGTGTCCGCCAGTTCCCACACCGAGCAGTCCCTGGCGCGCATCTCGGAAATCAGCCGGGAGATGTCCGACATGTCCGGGCACCTGGAAGCGCTCGTGCGCCAGTTCAAGCTGGCGGCCACGGATTCGGAATAG